One stretch of Thermanaerosceptrum fracticalcis DNA includes these proteins:
- a CDS encoding MoaD/ThiS family protein → MQEKNKNVDVKVRFLGGLEDGLPIKDHSITVTIKEPLTTYHLLDTLIEDYPLLRSRLKNQGELAPDLMIVVNGVVTREDIPLQQGDEVLLMYIGVGG, encoded by the coding sequence TTGCAAGAAAAAAATAAGAATGTCGATGTAAAGGTACGCTTTCTCGGTGGGTTGGAAGATGGGTTACCAATCAAAGACCATTCCATCACCGTTACCATCAAGGAACCACTTACGACCTATCATCTACTGGACACTCTGATTGAGGATTATCCACTGCTTCGTTCCCGACTAAAGAATCAAGGGGAATTAGCTCCGGATCTGATGATTGTGGTGAATGGCGTTGTGACCCGCGAAGACATTCCATTGCAGCAGGGCGATGAAGTACTTCTGATGTA